In the Arachis hypogaea cultivar Tifrunner chromosome 20, arahy.Tifrunner.gnm2.J5K5, whole genome shotgun sequence genome, TTATTTCTACCATTAATTAACGACATTTAACAGAATGCAAAATCTGACCTGTTGCAAATTGAATAGAATGTGGCTGTTCCGGTTGAAAAAGGCGGCGGACCAGCCCTCGCAGTGGTGGCACCTGTGTCGACGGCCTCCTGGAAATGGCGTTTCCTCTCCAAGAAGAGGATGACCTGAGAGAGGATATAGCTAGAGACATCAGGCATAGGATCACTCCATCACCGTCAACCACCACCAATCCTTCTTCAATAGCATTAGCGTGGCCCTTCAAAACACCACATTCAGTCTTAGCAACGCTCTGATGAAGCCACAAAGGTTTTAGATCTGTCATACATCTTATTAAAAACTTGTACGAGCTTTGTTTACCACTTTTGTACCAATCGTAGAGAGAGAAGCAGAGATTCTTGAATTCGTTATCCTTCGCAAGAGTGTGAAAA is a window encoding:
- the LOC112786830 gene encoding uncharacterized protein isoform X1, with product MLVKPFSDWLIFSHKPREPNISELSLIKDKYLLRYNDYQLAKDHFHTLAKDNEFKNLCFSLYDWYKSGKQSSYKFLIRCMTDLKPLWLHQSVAKTECGVLKGHANAIEEGLVVVDGDGVILCLMSLAISSLRSSSSWRGNAISRRPSTQVPPLRGLVRRLFQPEQPHSIQFATGYARSSDPKLAGINKRGAKA
- the LOC112786830 gene encoding uncharacterized protein isoform X2 yields the protein MIISLRKIIFTLLRRITNSRISASLSTIGTKVGHANAIEEGLVVVDGDGVILCLMSLAISSLRSSSSWRGNAISRRPSTQVPPLRGLVRRLFQPEQPHSIQFATGYARSSDPKLAGINKRGAKA